The Dissulfurirhabdus thermomarina DNA window GCCTCCCGGTCCACGGTGACGTGGACGGCAAGGTCGTCTCGGGCCGCCCAGGCCTCGAATTCCTTCCGGTAGAGGAGCATGCCCGGGGTGCGCGCCCCATAGATCACCGTGATACGGCCGTAGTCCGAGCGGTGGGCGAGCAGGTGCACCAGGGCCGCCCGGAGGGTGGTGAAGGCGAAGCCGCCGGCGATGATGACGATGTTCTTCCCCCTGAGGGCGTCCAGGGGAAAGCCGTTTCCCAGGGGGCCGCGGACGCCGATCCGGGCGCCGGGGTGCATTCGGTGCAGGGCGGTGGTGACCACGCCGGCCCGGTTCACCGTGAAGAGAAGGTGCCCGGTCTCCTCCGGCGCCGAGGCGATGCCGATGGGGATCTCGCCCTTTCCGGCGAGGGAGAGCATGGCGAACTGGCCGGGGACGTGGCGCCAGCGGGTGCGGTCGGCCTCCCGTTCGAGCACGAGGCGGAAGGTCTTGAGGCTGCCGTCCTCGGTCTCCACCACGATGTCGTCGATCCGGGCGGGAAGGGGGATGTAGGGGTTCTCCATGGTCCGGGTCCTCAGGCGCCGCGGCCGGCGAAGGCGAGCATCTCCCGCAGGACCTCGCGCACGTCGATCCCCACCGGGCACTCCCGGATGCAACGCCCGCAGCCCACGCACGAGAAGGGGCCGTAGCGGTCCGGGAAGTAGCGGAACTTGTGGAGGAACCGGTTCCGGACGCGCTGGAACTTGGCCCCCCGCGGGTTGTGCCCGGAGGCGTGCCGGGTGAAGAGCGGGAACATGCAGGAGTCCCAGTAGCGGATCCGCCGGCCGCGGCCGCGGAGCGTCTCGTCCTGGATGTCGAAGCAGTAACACGTGGGACAGAGGAAGGTGCAGGCCCCGCAGTTGAGGCAGGGTTCCGCGACCCGGCCCCAGAAGGGGGCGCCGTGCAGCGCGAGGAGGTCCACGGCCGCCAGGGGCGGGCGGGGGTCCGGGGCGCGGCCGGCCGCCCGCCGCGAGGCCTCCCGGCGCGCCGCGAGGCCCTCGGCGTCGGCCGCCGCCGCCGGCCGGCCTGCCTCGGGCGCCGCCCCTTCCCCCTTCGCCGTCAGGACCTCCACGAGGAGGTCGCCGCCGTCCGCGGGGTGGAGCAGGAGGTCCAGCCCCTCGGTCCCGAGGGGGTCGCCCCCGGTCCACCGGCAGAAGCAGGTGCCGCAGGTCTCGGCGCAGGCCGCGCCGATGAGCACCGTGGCCCCGCAGCGGGCCTGGAAGTAGGGATCCCCGGCGAATGGGAGGGCGTTCAGCACGACGCTTCGCGCGTCGCAGGGCCGGACGCCGGCCAGGACCACCCGCCGGCCGGCCTCGAGGCGGGGCGGGCGGAGGACGTGGGCCTCCGGATCGTCCCGGCGCGTGGAGAAGACGGCCAGGGTCTCGGGCTGGGGGAAGAAGAAGGTCTTCAGGGGGGCCTTCGGCGGACCGGGGGCCTCGTCCGGGGTCTCGCCCGGGGCGAGGGAGGCCAGGGCCGGCCCCTCGGCCGTGGCCTTCGGGCCGAAAACCTCGGCGTCGCGGCCGAGGGCCGCGAGCCAGTCCGCGAGGGCCTGCCGGGGGAGGCGAAGGAGCTTCATGCCGGTTCCTCCTCCCGGGGCGGGGGCCCCTCGGGGCCCGCCCCGCCGCCCGGCCCGGCGGTGAGGAACTCGTCCGGGTCGTCGGGCCGGAAGGCGGCCAGCGGGAGCGGGGCCCCGGGGTCGAGGCCGGCCTCCGTCCCGAAGAGCTCGAGGACGTCCTTTTCGAGCTTCTTGGTGAGAAGCCGGAGCCGGATCCCCATGGGGCAGGCGCTCTCGCAGGCCCCGCAGTCCGTGCACCGTCCCGCACAGTGGTAGGCTCTGAGCAGGTGAAAGAGGGCGGTGTCCGCCGGGTCGAGGCTCTTTCCCACCCACTGCGGCCGGGAGTCGTCCACGAAGCAGGTGGGGCAGTAGCAGAGGGGGCAGACGTTGCGGCAGGCGTAGCAGCGGAGGCACGGGGCGATCTCC harbors:
- a CDS encoding FAD/NAD(P)-binding protein, with protein sequence MENPYIPLPARIDDIVVETEDGSLKTFRLVLEREADRTRWRHVPGQFAMLSLAGKGEIPIGIASAPEETGHLLFTVNRAGVVTTALHRMHPGARIGVRGPLGNGFPLDALRGKNIVIIAGGFAFTTLRAALVHLLAHRSDYGRITVIYGARTPGMLLYRKEFEAWAARDDLAVHVTVDREAPGWDGLVGFVPAVAEQVAPPPDNAAALVCGPPIMIKFTMPPLEKLGWRDEQVYLSLENRMKCGLGVCGHCTVGPATVCTDGPVFTRAEVRRLPAEY
- a CDS encoding 4Fe-4S dicluster domain-containing protein, producing the protein MKLLRLPRQALADWLAALGRDAEVFGPKATAEGPALASLAPGETPDEAPGPPKAPLKTFFFPQPETLAVFSTRRDDPEAHVLRPPRLEAGRRVVLAGVRPCDARSVVLNALPFAGDPYFQARCGATVLIGAACAETCGTCFCRWTGGDPLGTEGLDLLLHPADGGDLLVEVLTAKGEGAAPEAGRPAAAADAEGLAARREASRRAAGRAPDPRPPLAAVDLLALHGAPFWGRVAEPCLNCGACTFLCPTCYCFDIQDETLRGRGRRIRYWDSCMFPLFTRHASGHNPRGAKFQRVRNRFLHKFRYFPDRYGPFSCVGCGRCIRECPVGIDVREVLREMLAFAGRGA